In Nicotiana tabacum cultivar K326 chromosome 2, ASM71507v2, whole genome shotgun sequence, the following proteins share a genomic window:
- the LOC107821669 gene encoding uncharacterized protein LOC107821669: MNTILEYPLEALAFNYLSFGFFTVVNNVWAWVAVITAAVSFWKIKTSSTLPSPEPRGDFSGAPSPSPPQTTSVPSSSTVTTEMYTGVVMNKEEGTKGKLTVYFKQDDGEECDVDGDDGDQKGEDGAVEMWFENWENLLKMRNGEMGWYRYQDMKVIDGNVVRLWDGCRRRRKAETTAFSVGVVSTW; the protein is encoded by the coding sequence ATGAATACAATATTGGAATATCCGCTCGAAGCTCTTGCTTTTAATTACTTGAGCTTCGGTTTCTTTACTGTCGTCAACAATGTTTGGGCATGGGTCGCCGTTATTACGGCTGCCGTTAGCTTTTGGAAGATCAAAACTTCTTCAACTTTGCCCTCACCGGAGCCACGTGGCGACTTTTCCGGTGCCCCATCTCCATCTCCACCGCAAACGACGTCGGTACCATCATCTTCAACAGTTACTACTGAGATGTACACTGGTGTTGTTATGAACAAAGAAGAAGGAACAAAAGGGAAACTCACGGTTTATTTTAAGCAAGATGACGGCGAAGAATGTGACGTCGATGGAGACGACGGTGATCAGAAAGGAGAAGACGGCGCCGTTGAAATGTGGTTTGAGAATTGGGAAAATTTATTGAAAATGAGAAATGGGGAAATGGGGTGGTATAGATACCAGGACATGAAGGTAATTGACGGCAACGTAGTTCGGTTGTGGGACGGTTGTAGACGGCGGAGGAAGGCGGAAACCACCGCTTTCTCGGTTGGCGTAGTTAGTACTTGGTAG
- the LOC107790985 gene encoding uncharacterized protein LOC107790985, giving the protein MNALESPLEALAFSYLSFGFITIVNNVWTWVAVLTAAISFWRIKTCSTLPAPEPRADFSGHAPSPPPPTPTLVTSSMSSPSSQVERESTDQQATISTATTIMFHVVALTKEEGKKRKLTVYFKQDIAGGEYDGNGNEEGEDGGVELSKELFENWESAVKMRKGEMEWYSYQDMRVIDGSVVRLWDGCRRRRNAETTAFSVGVVSTS; this is encoded by the coding sequence ATGAATGCATTGGAATCTCCGCTTGAAGCTCTTGCTTTCAGTTACTTGAGCTTCGGTTTCATTACTATCGTCAACAATGTCTGGACATGGGTCGCGGTTCTCACGGCCGCCATTAGCTTCTGGAGAATCAAAACATGTTCGACGTTACCTGCACCGGAGCCACGTGCAGACTTTTCCGGCCATGCCCCATCTCCACCCCCGCCGACGCCAACTTTGGTAACGTCGTCTATGTCTTCACCGTCATCACAGGTAGAAAGGGAGTCAACTGATCAGCAGGCAACAATATCAACAGCTACTACTATTATGTTTCATGTTGTTGCTTTGaccaaagaagaaggaaaaaaaaggaaactaaCGGTGTATTTTAAGCAAGATATTGCCGGTGGAGAATATGACGGTAACGGTAATGAGGAAGGAGAAGACGGCGGCGTAGAGTTGAGTAAGGAGCTGTTTGAGAATTGGGAGAGTGCGGTGAAAATGAGGAAAGGAGAAATGGAGTGGTACTCTTACCAGGACATGAGGGTTATTGACGGCAGCGTCGTTAGGTTGTGGGACGGTTGTAGACGGCGGAGGAATGCAGAAACCACTGCTTTCTCGGTTGGTGTAGTTAGTACGTCGTAG